One part of the Ornithodoros turicata isolate Travis chromosome 2, ASM3712646v1, whole genome shotgun sequence genome encodes these proteins:
- the LOC135386319 gene encoding F-box/WD repeat-containing protein 8-like, whose product MTDLEQFRSAWLSELSHKAGPNKPKRELCENENATSPPPKTSRYVFHLESNTAFQGNPRAFEIADRLLQGEVLTDDDLFKKSIKRTVTSSSSASDKLPSKLTRSERRNNRKSFLDTLIDDLNETTDIPFFDVCLPREVAVKIFRHLDVVDLCRCAQVSRSWRCIAEDDLLWHKHCCQMGLAKETSSSMEKADWKNFFREQLQKESILRRNWKNRIGRLYEMVYSQGGVLCAVNSNENCVAAGYSNGEIRLWKKTPDGVEIHDMEWGTDVISERSANHVTSIALSKDHVIVGYADGSVWRVEDLSSECSRGNLILQTPSPARVIASATNNSFLASGGTEMAFVDDAGTVQQVRLPTKITHTAFISTTNAHRKEGVLVSVAEDAVRMHSVSTFHDDGISLHHLIGATVTCLDATERIVAFGAIDRSAVNVFQAPVYAVTGARLLGTLRSHTSSILCVRIPDCPENLILTGSCDKNARIFDLRTMHCEVRINAHGLGVSQVEMDEHNLVTGGEDGLVCVWDLRTKAKLWEMFCRHPVRYLRTDLTTLVTAHLPQDLRLEPEDGSIVVHARQRGSVRMYDFAADQETKGIPSICLSSYDEPAGYNYNVRLAVPYDDLE is encoded by the exons ATGACCGACTTGGAGCAATTTCGAAGCGCGTGGCTAAGCGAACTGAGTCACAAAGCTGGACCTAATAAGCCAAAACGCGAACTCTGTGAAAACGAAAATGCAACATCGCCTCCTCCGAAGACAAGCCGTTACGTGTTCCACTTGGAATCAAACACCGCATTTCAAGGGAATCCACGAGCTTTCGAAATCGCCGATCGTCTATTGCAGGGCGAAGTGCTCACAGACGACGATCTATTCAAGAAATCTATCAAACGAACTGTGACAAGTTCGTCTTCTGCGAGTGACAAACTGCCGAGCAAGTTGACAAGAAGCGAAAGACGGAATAATCGCAAAAGTTTCCTAGATACGCTCATCGATGATCTG AATGAAACGACGGATATTCCATTCTTTGACGTCTGCTTACCTCGCGAAGTTGCAGTCAAGATATTCAGGCACCTCGACGTTGTCGATCTGTGCCGATGTGCTCAG GTCAGCCGCAGCTGGCGCTGCATAGCAGAAGACGACCTGCTGTGGCACAAGCATTGTTGCCAGATGGGTCTTGCAAAAGAGACAAGCAGCAGCATGGAGAAAGCTGACTGGAAAAACTTCTTTCGAGAGCAGCTTCAAAAGGAAAGCATTCTTAGGCGCAACTGGAAG AATCGAATTGGCAGACTTTACGAAATGGTGTATTCTCAAGGTGGTGTCCTGTGTGCTGTGAATTCCAACGAAAATTGTGTTGCAGCAGG GTATTCAAATGGAGAAATCAGGCTCTGGAAAAAAACACCTGATGGAGTCGAGATTCACGACATGGAATGGGGCACTGATGTAATTTCTGAACGAAGCGCGAATCATGTGACTAGTATTGCACTGAGCAAGGACCACGTTATTGTTGGCTACGCTGATG GTTCAGTGTGGCGTGTTGAGGACCTATCTAGTGAGTGTAGCAGAGGGAACCTGATCCTCCAAACTCCCAGCCCTGCCCGCGTGATAGCCTCAGCGACCAACAATTCTTTCCTGGCCTCCGGAGGAACGGAGATGGCGTTCGTGGACGATGCAGGGACTGTCCAGCAGGTGCGACTCCCCACAAAA ATTACTCACACAGCATTTATATCGACAACAAACGCACACCGAAAGGAAGGCGTACTCGTCTCGGTTGCAGAAGACGCCGTACGAATGCACAGTGTCAGCACATTCCATGACGATGGGATTTCATTACATCATCTCATCGGTGCCACAGTCACGTGTCTCGATGCCACTGAACGTATTGTTGCATTTGGAGCGATCGATAGATCAGCTGTCAATGTGTTTCAG GCTCCAGTTTATGCCGTCACCGGAGCCAGGCTCCTCGGAACCCTGAGGAGCCACACCAGCTCCATCTTGTGTGTCAGGATACCAGACTGCCCCGAGAATCTTATTCTAACGGGAAGTTGCGATAAGAA TGCACGCATCTTTGATCTTCGTACCATGCACTGTGAGGTGCGGATAAATGCCCACGGCCTTGGGGTGTCGCAAGTGGAGATGGATGAGCACAACCTTGTGACAGGAGGTGAAGATGGCCTCGTCTGCGTCTGGGACTTACGCACAAAAGCCAAGCTGTGGGAAATGTTTTGCCG GCATCCAGTCAGGTATCTCAGGACAGATCTCACAACCCTGGTGACTGCACATTTACCTCAGGACCTTCGACTTGAACCTGAGGATGGCAGCATCGTTGTTCACGCAAG GCAGCGCGGATCGGTGAGGATGTACGACTTTGCTGCGGACCAGGAGACGAAAGGCATTCCGTCCATCTGTTTGTCGTCGTACGATGAACCGGCGGGTTACAACTACAATGTACGCTTAGCGGTGCCATATGATGACTTGGAATAA